One region of Rhodocaloribacter litoris genomic DNA includes:
- a CDS encoding ABC transporter ATP-binding protein, with product MIEIRGLVKRFGTREVLRGVTAQIRPGRVTAVVGPNGAGKTTLIKCLLGLVRPDDGQVRIDGKALNGDWAYRAHIGYMPQAARFPENLMPRELIALHKDLRVQPDRLDETLLHDLDLGPELDKPMRTLSGGTRQKVSAVLAFLFDPRLLILDEPSAGLDPIASSRLKDKILAARDAGKTVVLTSHIMSEIEELCDDIIFLLEGRIDYAGPVRALIEQTGEWRLERAIARLLEGGRAGTLRVVKAAGADVLVSTA from the coding sequence ATGATCGAGATCAGAGGACTGGTAAAACGTTTCGGGACGCGGGAGGTGCTCCGGGGGGTGACCGCGCAGATCCGTCCCGGCCGGGTGACGGCCGTGGTGGGGCCCAACGGCGCCGGCAAGACGACGCTGATCAAGTGCCTGCTGGGGCTCGTCCGGCCCGACGACGGGCAGGTCCGGATCGACGGCAAGGCCCTCAACGGCGACTGGGCCTACCGCGCCCACATCGGCTATATGCCCCAGGCCGCCCGCTTCCCCGAGAACCTGATGCCCCGGGAGCTGATCGCCCTCCACAAGGACCTGCGCGTCCAGCCGGACCGGCTCGACGAGACGCTGCTGCATGACCTGGACCTGGGCCCCGAGCTGGACAAGCCGATGCGGACCCTCTCGGGCGGGACGCGCCAGAAGGTGAGCGCCGTGCTGGCCTTCCTCTTCGACCCCCGCCTCCTGATCCTCGACGAGCCCAGCGCCGGCCTCGACCCCATCGCCAGCAGCCGCCTCAAGGACAAGATCCTGGCGGCCCGCGACGCGGGCAAGACGGTGGTGCTCACCTCGCACATCATGAGCGAGATCGAAGAGCTCTGCGACGACATCATCTTCCTGCTGGAAGGGCGCATCGACTACGCGGGGCCGGTACGGGCGCTCATCGAGCAAACGGGTGAGTGGCGGCTGGAGCGGGCCATCGCCCGGCTGCTCGAAGGAGGGCGCGCGGGAACGCTCCGCGTGGTGAAAGCCGCCGGGGCTGACGTGCTGGTGTCTACCGCCTGA
- a CDS encoding energy transducer TonB — protein sequence MKTLLHPTVRRPRRRSSGRERREAEARRKRQGSLSAPVPPPVPRRKPYKYPHADLHRNYRLFIQLGLILSLAILVVLVRLPVRPASPALDIELQEQEVVQIEDIQQTRQQDVPPPPPRPPVPVEVPDDVVLDETMELDLDATLDLDEPLTAMPPPPPPPAGEAPVEEEEPEIFVVVEEMPEIIGGTAKLYEYLEYPELARQAGLEGMVVVQIVVEPDGTPSQPTVARSAGRVLDEAAIAAVMKLRFRPGRQRGTPVRVRMAIPIRFTLRTAKQPG from the coding sequence ATGAAAACGCTCCTGCATCCGACCGTCAGGCGTCCCCGGCGCCGCTCGTCCGGGCGGGAACGCCGGGAGGCGGAGGCACGCCGGAAGCGGCAGGGGTCGCTGAGCGCCCCGGTGCCTCCGCCCGTGCCGCGGCGCAAGCCCTACAAGTACCCGCATGCCGACCTGCACCGGAACTACCGGCTCTTCATTCAGCTCGGCCTTATCTTGTCGCTGGCGATCCTGGTCGTTCTCGTGCGCCTGCCGGTGCGGCCGGCGTCCCCGGCGCTCGACATCGAGCTGCAGGAGCAGGAGGTGGTGCAGATCGAGGATATCCAGCAGACCCGGCAGCAGGACGTGCCGCCGCCGCCCCCGCGCCCGCCGGTGCCCGTCGAGGTGCCGGACGATGTGGTGCTCGATGAGACGATGGAGCTCGATCTGGATGCCACGCTCGACCTGGACGAGCCCCTCACGGCCATGCCGCCTCCGCCACCGCCGCCGGCGGGTGAGGCGCCGGTCGAAGAGGAAGAGCCGGAGATCTTCGTCGTGGTGGAAGAGATGCCCGAGATCATCGGCGGCACGGCGAAGCTCTACGAATACCTCGAGTATCCGGAGCTCGCCCGGCAGGCCGGCCTGGAAGGGATGGTGGTCGTGCAGATCGTCGTCGAGCCGGACGGCACGCCGTCGCAGCCGACCGTGGCCCGTTCGGCCGGCCGGGTGCTCGACGAGGCGGCCATCGCGGCGGTCATGAAGCTGCGCTTCAGGCCCGGCCGCCAGCGGGGAACGCCCGTGCGGGTGCGCATGGCCATCCCGATCCGGTTCACGTTGCGTACGGCGAAGCAGCCGGGGTGA
- a CDS encoding ABC transporter permease subunit encodes MHTAAKIIKYELHDVVRSKWVAFYGVFFLLLTEGLLRFGGGEAKALLSLVNVVLMLIPLVGVLFGAMYLYNAREFIEMLLAQPVDRRSLFGGMYLGLALPLALGFAVGVGVPFAVRGGAGAAGSALALLLALGVGLTFIFVALAFLLALGFEDRVKGLGAAVLVWLGFTVLYDGGVLLFLSLFAGYPLETPVLALMLLNPVDLARVALLMSFDVAALMGYTGALFQRFFGGTAGPLVAAGMLLLWLIAPFLAGLRCFVRRDF; translated from the coding sequence ATGCACACGGCCGCCAAGATCATCAAATACGAGCTCCACGACGTGGTCCGGAGCAAGTGGGTCGCCTTCTACGGGGTCTTTTTCCTCCTGCTCACCGAAGGGCTGCTCCGGTTTGGTGGGGGCGAGGCCAAGGCGCTGCTCAGCCTCGTCAACGTGGTGCTCATGCTGATTCCGCTGGTGGGGGTGCTCTTCGGGGCCATGTACCTCTACAACGCCCGCGAGTTCATCGAGATGTTGCTGGCCCAGCCCGTCGACCGCCGGTCGCTCTTCGGCGGGATGTACCTGGGGCTGGCCCTGCCGCTGGCGCTGGGCTTTGCCGTGGGGGTCGGGGTGCCGTTCGCCGTGCGGGGCGGGGCCGGGGCCGCCGGCTCCGCCCTGGCGCTGCTGCTGGCGCTGGGCGTCGGCCTCACGTTCATCTTCGTGGCCCTGGCGTTCCTGCTGGCCCTCGGCTTCGAGGACCGGGTCAAAGGGCTGGGGGCGGCCGTGCTGGTCTGGCTGGGCTTCACGGTGCTCTACGACGGCGGGGTGCTGCTCTTCCTGTCCCTGTTTGCCGGCTACCCCCTGGAGACGCCCGTGCTGGCCCTGATGCTGCTCAACCCGGTGGACCTGGCCCGGGTGGCCCTGCTGATGAGCTTCGATGTGGCCGCCCTGATGGGGTACACCGGGGCCCTTTTCCAGCGCTTCTTCGGCGGCACGGCCGGCCCGCTGGTGGCGGCGGGGATGTTGCTGCTCTGGCTGATCGCGCCCTTTCTGGCCGGCCTGCGCTGCTTCGTGCGTAGAGATTTTTGA
- a CDS encoding universal stress protein: protein MLVIRKILVPTDYSTCAEGAFMHALHLARHYGAEVHLLHVVEGPPGFEADRFPGGDYLPESLRAVPAMEAPPAEEVERWNGITIRRLREHNTEPTAAILAYGRQHDVDLIVMGTHGNRSMSRFLSDLEDHWLIGLTAEQVIKLADRPVFTVGPRSSRMPELVRHLLVPVDFSPFARRTIAYARDLAGHYEAQLHFLHVVEEGLPADREPLAARLRQWAASPGGEPPAASFLVRTGDPAAVILEEAAGLDQGMIVLSSHGRKGLEHHQLGTEAERVVRAAPWPVFLDRAAGKSLLEVPAGGEYQESFFDRLKT, encoded by the coding sequence ATGCTTGTGATCCGGAAAATACTCGTTCCGACGGACTATTCGACCTGTGCCGAGGGGGCTTTCATGCACGCGCTCCATCTGGCCCGGCACTACGGAGCCGAGGTACACCTGCTGCATGTGGTGGAAGGCCCGCCCGGCTTCGAAGCGGACCGTTTCCCGGGGGGGGACTATCTGCCGGAATCGCTCCGGGCCGTTCCCGCGATGGAGGCGCCGCCGGCGGAGGAGGTGGAGCGCTGGAACGGGATCACGATCCGGCGTCTTCGGGAGCACAACACCGAGCCCACGGCGGCGATCCTGGCCTATGGCCGGCAGCACGATGTCGACCTGATCGTCATGGGCACGCACGGCAACCGCAGCATGAGCCGTTTTCTCAGTGATCTCGAGGATCACTGGCTCATCGGGTTGACGGCAGAGCAGGTGATCAAGCTGGCGGACCGGCCCGTGTTCACCGTGGGGCCGCGCAGCAGCCGGATGCCCGAGCTGGTCCGGCACCTGCTCGTGCCGGTGGATTTCTCACCCTTTGCCCGGCGCACGATCGCGTATGCACGGGATCTGGCCGGGCACTACGAGGCACAGCTCCACTTCCTGCACGTCGTCGAGGAGGGGCTGCCGGCGGATCGGGAGCCGCTTGCGGCGCGACTCCGGCAGTGGGCGGCATCGCCGGGCGGGGAGCCGCCGGCCGCTTCGTTCCTCGTGCGCACGGGGGACCCGGCAGCCGTCATCCTGGAGGAAGCCGCCGGCCTGGATCAGGGCATGATCGTGCTGAGCTCCCACGGCCGGAAAGGGCTCGAACACCATCAGCTGGGCACCGAGGCGGAACGGGTCGTGCGGGCCGCTCCCTGGCCGGTGTTTCTGGACAGGGCTGCTGGTAAATCGCTCCTGGAGGTTCCCGCCGGAGGCGAATACCAGGAATCCTTTTTCGACCGCCTAAAAACGTGA
- a CDS encoding sodium:solute symporter family protein → MRLLPLDWVVIALYGGITVALGLWFTRRAGQSIEDYFVAGRTLPWWLAGTSIAATWFASDAPLAAASLVRQQGIYGNWLWWYEAAGVMLLVFFFARLWRRAEVITDAEFIELRYDGPSASVLRAFTAVYQGILRNCVVMGWVMLAMVKFSQVLLGWGPVLTLGVCVALALLYTVASGLWGVVMTDLLQFVTGITGSLILAGIVVYELGGPAEMARQIAALPEAPAGTLDLVPNPAHLSPLEFVSYLCLILVLWTRSGHDGYIAQRLFATRDDRQATLTALWFCFAGTLMTWPWIVAGLGSLVVFPPGGPEAALAADPELAYPMMIAEMMPTGLRGLLVAAFLAAFMSTMDTHLCWGASYLVTDVYKRFLRREASSRHYVLASRLAVLVLVLLAALAAWQMESIERAWIYIIELTAGMAMVLLLRWYWWRVNAWAEISAMVGSVLIANGLLLARGLDALGLMPAPLLDVLVLFYGAEYNFIRSVVILLVCTLIWVTVTLHTRPVSEEKLVAFYRRVRPGGWWGPVAARCPDVPADTGAGAKWLGWFLGVLFIYAGLLGVGQLVLGHTAAGLLLVGLSLACALGTLRLANSG, encoded by the coding sequence ATGCGACTTCTTCCGCTGGACTGGGTGGTCATCGCCCTCTACGGGGGCATCACCGTGGCCCTGGGGCTGTGGTTCACCCGGCGGGCCGGCCAGAGCATCGAGGACTACTTCGTGGCCGGGCGGACGCTGCCCTGGTGGCTGGCCGGCACCTCCATCGCCGCCACCTGGTTCGCCTCCGATGCCCCGCTGGCGGCGGCCTCACTCGTGCGGCAGCAGGGTATCTACGGCAACTGGCTCTGGTGGTACGAAGCCGCCGGCGTGATGCTGCTCGTCTTCTTCTTCGCCCGCCTCTGGCGGCGCGCCGAGGTCATCACCGACGCCGAGTTCATCGAGTTGCGCTATGACGGGCCTTCGGCCTCCGTGCTGCGTGCCTTCACGGCCGTCTACCAGGGCATCCTGCGCAACTGCGTGGTGATGGGCTGGGTGATGCTGGCCATGGTCAAGTTCAGCCAGGTGCTGCTCGGCTGGGGGCCGGTGCTCACGCTGGGCGTGTGTGTGGCGCTGGCCCTGCTCTACACCGTGGCCTCGGGGCTCTGGGGCGTGGTGATGACGGACCTGCTCCAGTTCGTCACCGGCATCACCGGCTCGCTCATCCTGGCCGGGATCGTCGTCTACGAGCTGGGCGGCCCGGCCGAGATGGCCCGGCAGATCGCCGCCCTCCCGGAAGCGCCGGCGGGCACGCTCGACCTGGTACCGAACCCCGCCCACCTCAGTCCCCTGGAGTTCGTTTCCTACCTCTGCCTGATCCTGGTGCTCTGGACCCGCAGCGGGCACGACGGCTACATCGCCCAGCGCCTCTTCGCCACACGGGACGACCGGCAGGCCACGCTCACCGCCCTCTGGTTCTGCTTCGCCGGCACGCTCATGACCTGGCCCTGGATCGTCGCCGGGCTGGGCTCGCTCGTGGTCTTTCCCCCCGGTGGGCCGGAGGCGGCGCTGGCGGCCGACCCCGAGCTGGCCTATCCCATGATGATCGCCGAGATGATGCCGACGGGGCTGCGCGGGCTGCTCGTGGCGGCGTTTCTGGCGGCCTTCATGAGCACCATGGACACCCACCTGTGCTGGGGGGCCTCGTACCTGGTCACGGACGTGTACAAGCGCTTCCTCCGGCGTGAGGCCTCCAGCCGGCACTACGTGCTGGCCTCCCGCCTGGCCGTGCTCGTGCTGGTTCTGCTGGCGGCGCTGGCGGCCTGGCAGATGGAATCCATCGAGCGGGCGTGGATCTACATCATCGAGCTGACGGCCGGGATGGCGATGGTGCTGCTGCTGCGGTGGTACTGGTGGCGCGTCAACGCCTGGGCCGAGATCAGCGCCATGGTGGGCTCGGTCCTCATCGCCAACGGGCTGCTGCTGGCCCGGGGACTGGACGCCCTCGGCCTGATGCCCGCCCCGCTCCTGGATGTGCTGGTCCTCTTCTACGGCGCCGAATACAACTTCATCCGCTCCGTCGTCATCCTGCTCGTCTGCACCCTGATCTGGGTGACGGTCACGTTGCACACCCGGCCCGTCTCCGAGGAGAAGCTGGTGGCCTTCTATCGCAGGGTGCGGCCCGGCGGCTGGTGGGGACCTGTCGCCGCCCGCTGCCCGGACGTGCCGGCGGATACCGGGGCCGGGGCGAAATGGCTCGGCTGGTTCCTCGGCGTGCTGTTCATCTATGCGGGCCTGCTGGGGGTGGGGCAACTGGTCCTGGGTCACACGGCCGCCGGTCTGCTGCTCGTCGGGCTTTCCCTGGCCTGTGCCCTGGGCACCCTCCGCCTGGCGAATTCGGGGTGA
- a CDS encoding 6-phosphogluconolactonase: MMRFERFADAETLSRHVAAEVVAAVRARPDLLLCPATGATPRRTYALLAEQARHDPGLFARLRLVQLDEWGGLPEGHPASCTAALRRALLDPLGVGPDRFLGWQGVEADPAGVCAALSRRLAEEGPIDLCLLGLGLNGHLGFLEPANWLPLKAHRAVLSAATRGHGMVAHLPDPPDHGWTLGLGEIMAARRILLLVTGTHKQAVLRRLRRERVSTHLPASFLHLHPDATCLFDVAAGR; the protein is encoded by the coding sequence ATGATGCGGTTCGAACGCTTTGCCGATGCCGAGACGCTGAGCCGGCACGTGGCCGCCGAGGTGGTTGCCGCGGTGCGAGCCCGGCCGGACCTGCTCCTTTGCCCGGCCACCGGGGCAACGCCCCGCCGCACGTATGCCCTGCTGGCCGAGCAGGCCCGCCACGACCCCGGGCTTTTTGCGCGCCTGCGCCTGGTGCAGCTCGACGAGTGGGGTGGCCTGCCGGAAGGCCATCCGGCCTCGTGCACCGCCGCACTCCGGCGCGCCCTGCTCGATCCGCTCGGCGTCGGGCCGGACCGCTTCCTCGGGTGGCAGGGCGTGGAGGCCGATCCGGCGGGTGTCTGTGCGGCGCTCTCGCGGCGGCTGGCCGAAGAAGGCCCCATCGACCTGTGCCTGCTCGGCCTGGGCTTGAACGGGCATCTCGGTTTCCTGGAACCGGCCAACTGGCTCCCGCTGAAAGCCCATCGGGCCGTGCTCAGCGCCGCCACGCGCGGCCACGGCATGGTGGCGCACCTGCCCGACCCCCCGGATCACGGCTGGACGCTCGGCCTCGGCGAGATCATGGCGGCCCGCCGCATCCTCCTGCTCGTCACCGGCACCCACAAGCAGGCCGTGCTCCGGCGTCTCCGGCGGGAACGGGTCTCCACCCACCTGCCGGCCTCTTTCCTGCACCTCCATCCCGACGCCACCTGCCTCTTCGACGTCGCAGCCGGTCGCTGA
- a CDS encoding universal stress protein, with product MWHVKNILVAEDFSPSSEAALVRALELAGRTGAALHVLHVQVLYDDTLGSPAGPAEHEQRIRARLRERLEAVAGQAGLDPGTVPPVTFALRRAVAPAPEILDYVAGHGVEVVVMGTHGRRGLKHLLLGSVAQEVVRLSPVPVLTVRPGTVEGPVRSILAPVDFSRHAQEALRYARTLADLYGACLDVLHVIEEPVYPAFYHAGVFSVYDAEPEIEGQAYRHLKQFYARTCGVDRGVTFHVRTGHAATEIARFAGERGSDLIVLATHGLTGLAHLLLGSVAERVVRLAPCPVFTVKSFGGAQSRETQATRAVASGRRMAGNPTA from the coding sequence ATGTGGCACGTCAAAAACATACTCGTCGCGGAAGATTTTTCGCCGTCCTCGGAGGCGGCGCTGGTGCGGGCGCTCGAGCTGGCCGGGCGCACCGGTGCGGCGCTGCACGTGCTTCACGTGCAGGTGCTCTACGACGACACCCTCGGTTCGCCTGCCGGGCCGGCCGAGCACGAGCAGCGGATCCGGGCACGGTTACGGGAACGGCTGGAGGCGGTCGCCGGGCAGGCGGGGCTTGATCCGGGCACCGTGCCGCCGGTGACCTTTGCCCTCCGGCGGGCGGTGGCGCCGGCGCCGGAGATCCTGGACTATGTGGCCGGGCACGGCGTGGAGGTCGTGGTCATGGGGACGCACGGGCGGCGCGGGTTGAAGCACCTGCTCCTTGGCAGCGTCGCCCAGGAGGTGGTGCGCCTCTCGCCCGTGCCGGTGCTGACCGTGCGGCCGGGGACGGTCGAAGGGCCGGTGCGTTCGATCCTGGCGCCGGTGGACTTTTCCCGGCACGCGCAGGAGGCCCTGCGGTATGCCCGGACGCTGGCCGACCTGTACGGGGCCTGCCTCGACGTGCTGCATGTCATCGAAGAACCGGTGTATCCGGCCTTCTACCATGCCGGTGTCTTCTCGGTGTACGATGCCGAACCGGAGATCGAGGGGCAGGCCTACCGGCACCTGAAACAATTTTACGCCCGGACCTGCGGGGTCGATCGCGGGGTCACCTTCCACGTCCGCACCGGGCACGCCGCCACCGAGATCGCCCGTTTTGCCGGGGAGCGGGGCAGCGACCTGATCGTCCTGGCCACGCACGGCCTCACCGGGCTGGCCCACCTGCTCCTTGGCAGCGTCGCCGAGCGGGTGGTGCGCCTGGCGCCGTGCCCCGTTTTCACCGTGAAGAGCTTCGGCGGGGCGCAATCCCGGGAGACGCAGGCGACGAGGGCCGTGGCCTCCGGCCGGCGGATGGCGGGAAATCCCACAGCGTGA